In one Streptomyces sp. NBC_00597 genomic region, the following are encoded:
- a CDS encoding alpha/beta fold hydrolase has product MPIFNTYDGTALAYHVRGEGEPLVCLPGGAMRASTYLGDLGGLTAGRRLILLDLRGTGDSAVPADESTYRVDHQVADVEALRVHLGLERMDVLAHSAGGNLAQLYAAAHPDRLRRLVLVTPTCWAVDLDATPEQRLEAVRVRAGSEPYDTAIAAYERILTAAGTPTPADWREVMPLAYGRWDEAARAHLAASDGEKNPVAAAAYAGPGAFDPPATRAGLRGVTGEVLVLAGELDSNPTPTLAADLAGLFPQGIVDVQAAGAHFPWLDDPQRFATRVEAFLATGA; this is encoded by the coding sequence ATGCCGATCTTCAACACCTATGACGGAACCGCACTCGCGTACCACGTCCGCGGCGAGGGCGAACCGCTCGTCTGCCTCCCGGGCGGCGCCATGCGGGCCTCCACCTACCTGGGCGACCTCGGCGGGCTGACCGCCGGACGCCGGCTGATCCTCCTCGACCTGCGGGGCACGGGCGACTCGGCGGTCCCGGCGGACGAGTCCACCTACCGGGTCGACCACCAGGTCGCCGACGTCGAGGCGCTCCGGGTCCACCTCGGTCTGGAGCGCATGGACGTACTGGCCCACTCGGCCGGAGGCAACCTCGCCCAGCTGTACGCGGCCGCCCACCCCGACCGGCTGCGCCGGCTGGTCCTGGTCACCCCGACCTGCTGGGCCGTCGACCTCGACGCCACCCCGGAGCAGCGCCTGGAGGCGGTCCGGGTGCGGGCGGGCAGCGAGCCGTACGACACGGCCATCGCCGCCTACGAACGGATCCTGACGGCCGCGGGCACCCCGACCCCGGCGGACTGGCGCGAGGTGATGCCCCTCGCGTACGGGCGCTGGGACGAGGCGGCGCGCGCCCACCTCGCCGCGAGCGACGGCGAGAAGAACCCGGTGGCGGCCGCCGCCTACGCGGGCCCCGGCGCCTTCGACCCGCCCGCCACCCGGGCCGGGCTCCGCGGCGTCACCGGCGAGGTACTGGTGCTGGCCGGGGAACTGGACAGCAACCCCACCCCCACTCTCGCCGCCGACCTCGCGGGCTTGTTCCCGCAGGGCATCGTCGACGTCCAGGCGGCCGGAGCGCACTTCCCCTGGCTGGACGACCCGCAGCGGTTCGCGACCCGCGTGGAGGCCTTCCTGGCCACCGGAGCCTGA
- the paaK gene encoding phenylacetate--CoA ligase PaaK, with amino-acid sequence MTAFGDVHDESERLSGDELAALQLKRLRATLSRVYERVPHYRQAFDKAGVHPDDCRSLADLSLFPFTTKADLRDQYPFGMFAVPRSEVRRVHASSGTTGRPTVVGYTDTDLSTWADVVARSIRAAGGRPGQMVHIAYGYGLFTGGLGAHYGAERLGCTVVPASGGMTDRQVRLIQDFRPEIIMVTPSYMLTLLDEMERQGIDPRSTSLRTGIFGAEPWTEEMRREIEQRLDIDAVDIYGLSEVMGPGVAQECVETKDGLHIWEDHFYPEVVDPFTGEVLPEGESGELVFTSLTKEAMPIIRYRTRDLTRLLPGTARPAFRRMEKVTGRSDDMIILRGVNLYPTQIEEILLRTPGLAPHFQLRLTREGRMDALTVRVEARREADPDQRRAAAAAVVRAVKEGAGVSVAVEVVDPETLERSVGKIKRMVDLRGAQ; translated from the coding sequence ATGACGGCGTTCGGGGATGTCCACGACGAAAGCGAGCGGCTGAGCGGCGACGAGCTGGCCGCGCTCCAGCTCAAGCGGCTGCGCGCCACCCTGAGCCGCGTCTACGAGCGGGTCCCCCACTACCGGCAGGCCTTCGACAAGGCCGGCGTGCACCCCGACGACTGCCGCTCCCTCGCCGACCTCTCCCTCTTCCCCTTCACCACCAAGGCCGACCTGCGCGACCAGTACCCCTTCGGCATGTTCGCGGTGCCCCGCTCCGAGGTGCGCCGCGTCCACGCCTCCAGCGGCACCACGGGCCGCCCCACCGTCGTCGGGTACACCGACACGGACCTGTCCACCTGGGCGGACGTCGTGGCCCGGTCCATCCGGGCCGCGGGTGGCAGACCGGGCCAGATGGTGCACATCGCGTACGGGTACGGCTTGTTCACGGGCGGTCTCGGTGCGCACTACGGCGCGGAGCGGCTCGGCTGTACGGTCGTCCCGGCGTCCGGCGGGATGACCGACCGCCAGGTCCGGCTGATCCAGGACTTCCGGCCGGAGATCATCATGGTGACCCCCTCGTACATGCTCACGCTGCTGGACGAGATGGAGCGCCAGGGGATCGACCCGCGCAGCACCTCGCTCCGTACGGGCATATTCGGCGCGGAGCCGTGGACCGAGGAGATGCGCCGGGAGATCGAGCAGCGGCTCGACATCGATGCGGTGGACATCTACGGCCTGTCCGAGGTGATGGGGCCGGGCGTGGCCCAGGAGTGCGTGGAGACCAAGGACGGTCTGCACATCTGGGAGGACCACTTCTATCCGGAGGTCGTCGACCCGTTCACCGGCGAGGTGCTGCCGGAGGGAGAGTCCGGGGAGCTGGTGTTCACCTCCCTCACGAAGGAGGCCATGCCGATCATCCGCTACCGGACCAGGGATCTGACCCGGCTGCTGCCTGGTACGGCGCGGCCGGCCTTCCGGCGGATGGAGAAGGTGACGGGCCGCAGCGACGACATGATCATCCTGCGGGGGGTCAACCTCTACCCGACGCAGATCGAGGAGATCCTGCTGCGCACGCCCGGCCTGGCCCCGCACTTCCAGCTGCGGCTGACCCGCGAGGGTCGGATGGACGCCCTGACCGTGCGGGTGGAGGCCCGCCGGGAGGCGGACCCCGATCAGCGGCGGGCCGCGGCCGCGGCCGTGGTCCGCGCGGTCAAGGAGGGCGCCGGGGTCTCGGTGGCCGTGGAAGTGGTCGACCCGGAAACCCTGGAACGCTCCGTGGGCAAGATCAAGCGGATGGTGGACCTGAGAGGAGCGCAGTAG
- a CDS encoding YhjD/YihY/BrkB family envelope integrity protein, which yields MTSIFRRLHDRLQASPAGLAWSRGREMELMHRAMGFAALGFLTLVPLLVVVAAAAPGSGSGFGRWLGQALGVTASSRARVEMLFAAADLALERTTAFGLAALAVFGLTFGSAVQTGYEKVWDLPTARWHTMWRHVVWLALLVCYLALLVGIPTPSNDAVGTILGTTGDVVGTCVFFWGSQRLLLGGRVRWRALLPGAVATSIGLLGLRVFSQLVFSPLIASNAVTYGPFGTLLVVQSWLVGVGFVVYGGALVGRLVHEHLIARRLRHSGLPPE from the coding sequence GTGACCTCGATCTTCCGCCGGCTCCACGACCGGCTCCAGGCCTCCCCGGCCGGCCTGGCGTGGAGCCGGGGTCGGGAGATGGAGCTCATGCACCGGGCGATGGGCTTCGCCGCCCTCGGCTTCCTGACCCTGGTGCCGTTGCTGGTGGTCGTCGCGGCCGCCGCCCCGGGCAGCGGCTCCGGCTTCGGCCGCTGGCTCGGCCAGGCCCTCGGGGTCACCGCGTCGTCACGGGCCCGGGTCGAGATGCTGTTCGCCGCGGCCGACCTGGCCCTCGAACGGACCACGGCCTTCGGACTCGCGGCCCTCGCCGTCTTCGGCCTGACCTTCGGCTCGGCCGTGCAAACGGGGTACGAGAAGGTCTGGGACCTGCCCACCGCCCGCTGGCACACCATGTGGCGGCACGTCGTCTGGCTCGCCCTGCTGGTCTGCTACCTGGCGCTGCTGGTCGGGATCCCCACGCCGTCAAACGACGCCGTCGGCACGATCCTCGGCACGACCGGCGACGTCGTCGGCACCTGCGTCTTCTTCTGGGGCTCCCAGCGGCTGCTGCTCGGCGGGCGGGTCCGCTGGCGGGCGCTGCTGCCGGGGGCGGTGGCGACCAGCATCGGCCTGCTCGGCCTGCGGGTCTTCTCCCAGCTGGTGTTCTCCCCCCTGATCGCGTCCAACGCCGTCACCTACGGGCCCTTCGGCACGCTGCTGGTCGTCCAGTCCTGGCTGGTCGGCGTCGGCTTCGTCGTCTACGGCGGCGCCCTCGTCGGCCGCCTGGTCCACGAACACCTCATCGCCCGCCGCCTGCGACACTCCGGCCTGCCGCCCGAATGA
- a CDS encoding fatty acyl-CoA synthetase, giving the protein MTAAQSERAGRSVRRNTVDGLVRDSALRVPDRPAVRYHDRTWTYAELDAAVSTGAAVLRGRYGLADGDRVATFAHNSDAYLLAFLACARAGLTHVPVNQNLTGEDLAHILEDCTSALVLADPDLAGRIPAGHVVRPLRDAPGSFLGELAEPLPFTADREPDAVVQLLYTSGTTALPKGAMMTHKALVHEYESAIEALDLAEADRPVHSLPLYHSAQMHVFLLPYLAVGAQNTILDAPVAEEIFGLVEEGRADSLFAPPTVWIGIAGHPDFGRRELGALRKAYYGASIMPVPVLERLRARLPGLGFYNCFGQSEIGPLATVLGPDEHEGRMESCGRPVRHVEAKVVDEDGADVPDGTAGEVVYRSPQLCLGYWNDPEATKKAFRDGWFRSGDLAVRDAEGYFTVVDRVKDVINSGGVLVASRQVEDVLYTHPGVAEAAVVGLPDERWIEAVTAVVVPRGEVTEAELLEYAREKLARFKAPKRVLFVDALPRNASGKILKRELRDRFGQEPRPNR; this is encoded by the coding sequence ATGACGGCAGCGCAGTCGGAGCGGGCAGGGCGGTCGGTGCGACGGAACACGGTCGACGGGCTGGTGCGCGACAGCGCACTGCGGGTCCCCGACCGGCCGGCGGTCCGCTACCACGATCGGACCTGGACGTACGCGGAACTCGACGCCGCGGTCTCCACCGGGGCCGCCGTCCTGCGGGGGCGGTACGGACTGGCCGACGGCGACCGGGTCGCGACCTTCGCCCACAACTCCGACGCCTATCTGCTCGCCTTCCTCGCCTGCGCCCGGGCCGGGCTCACGCACGTCCCGGTCAACCAGAACCTCACCGGCGAGGACCTCGCGCACATCCTGGAAGACTGCACGAGCGCGCTGGTCCTCGCCGATCCGGACCTGGCCGGGCGGATCCCCGCGGGCCACGTCGTGCGGCCGCTGCGCGACGCCCCCGGCTCCTTCCTGGGGGAGCTCGCCGAGCCGCTGCCCTTCACGGCGGACCGCGAACCGGACGCCGTGGTGCAGCTGCTCTACACCTCCGGGACCACCGCGCTGCCCAAGGGCGCGATGATGACCCACAAGGCACTGGTCCACGAGTACGAGAGCGCGATCGAGGCGCTGGACCTGGCCGAGGCCGACCGGCCGGTGCACTCGCTGCCGCTCTACCACTCGGCGCAGATGCACGTCTTCCTACTGCCCTACCTGGCGGTGGGCGCGCAGAACACGATCCTGGACGCGCCGGTCGCCGAGGAGATCTTCGGCCTGGTGGAGGAGGGGCGGGCCGACAGCCTGTTCGCGCCACCCACCGTGTGGATCGGGATCGCGGGCCATCCGGACTTCGGACGCCGCGAACTGGGCGCGTTGCGCAAGGCCTACTACGGGGCCTCGATCATGCCGGTGCCCGTACTGGAGCGGCTGCGGGCGCGGCTGCCCGGACTCGGCTTCTACAACTGCTTCGGGCAGAGCGAGATCGGCCCGCTGGCCACCGTCCTGGGACCGGACGAGCACGAGGGGCGGATGGAGTCCTGCGGGCGGCCCGTCCGCCACGTCGAGGCGAAGGTCGTCGACGAGGACGGCGCGGACGTGCCGGACGGCACGGCGGGCGAGGTGGTGTACCGCTCGCCCCAGCTGTGCCTGGGCTACTGGAACGACCCGGAGGCGACGAAGAAGGCCTTCCGGGACGGCTGGTTCCGCTCCGGGGACCTCGCGGTGCGGGACGCCGAGGGGTACTTCACGGTCGTCGACCGGGTGAAGGACGTCATCAACTCGGGCGGTGTACTGGTGGCCTCCCGGCAGGTCGAGGACGTGCTGTACACCCACCCGGGGGTCGCCGAGGCGGCGGTGGTGGGCCTGCCCGACGAGCGGTGGATCGAGGCGGTCACGGCCGTCGTGGTACCGCGCGGAGAAGTGACGGAGGCGGAGCTGCTGGAGTACGCCCGGGAGAAGCTGGCCCGTTTCAAGGCTCCGAAGCGGGTGCTGTTCGTGGACGCCCTCCCGCGCAATGCCAGCGGCAAGATCCTCAAGCGCGAGCTGCGCGACCGTTTCGGGCAGGAGCCCCGACCGAACCGTTGA